One genomic segment of Callospermophilus lateralis isolate mCalLat2 chromosome 20, mCalLat2.hap1, whole genome shotgun sequence includes these proteins:
- the Cpne9 gene encoding copine-9: MSLGGATERSVPATKIEITVSCRNLLDLDTFSKSDPMVVLYTQTRASQEWREFGRTEVIDNTLNPDFVRKFVLDYFFEEKQNLRFDVYNVDSKTNISKPDFLGQAFLALGEVIGGQGSRVERPLTGVPGKKCGTILLTAEELSNCRDIATMQLCANKLDKKDFFGKSDPFLVFYRSNEDGTFTICHKTEVVKNTLNPVWQPFSIPVRALCNGDYDRTVKIDVYDWDRDGSHDFIGEFTTSYRELSKAQNQFTVYEVLNPRKKCKKKKYVNSGTVTLLSFSVDSEFTFVDYIKGGTQLNFTVAIDFTASNGNPLQPTSLHYMSPYQLSAYAMALKAVGEIIQDYDSDKLFPAYGFGAKLPPEGRISHQFPLNNNDEDPNCAGIEGVLESYFQSLRTVQLYGPTYFAPVINQVARAAAKISDGSQYYVLLIITDGVISDMTQTKEAIVSASSLPMSIIIVGVGPAMFEAMEELDGDDVRVSSRGRYAERDIVQFVPFRDYVDRSGNQVLSMARLAKDVLAEIPEQLLSYMRTRDIQPRPPPPANSSPTPAPEQP, encoded by the exons ATGTCTCTCGGAGGAGCCACCGAGCGCAGCGTCCCAGCCACCAAGATTGAAATTACCGTGTCCTGCCG GAATCTGCTAGACCTCGATACCTTCTCCAAGTCCGACCCCA TGGTGGTGCTTTACACCCAGACTCGGGCCAGCCAGGAGTGGCGGGAG TTCGGACGGACCGAGGTGATTGACAACACGCTGAATCCAGACTTCGTGCGCAAATTCGTCCTCGACTATTTCTTTGAAGAAAAGCAAAATCTGCGCTTCGATGT GTACAACGTCGAttccaaaaccaacatctccaaacCG GATTTCCTGGGACAAGCCTTCCTGGCTCTAGGAGAAGTGATCGGAGGCCAGGGCAGCCGCGTAGAGCGACCCCTCAC GGGTGTACCGGGCAAGAAGTGTGGGACCATACTGCTGACTGCAGAGGAGCTTAGCAATTGTCGG GACATTGCCACCATGCAGTTGTGTGCAAACAAGCTGGACAAAAAGGACTTCTTTGGGAAATCAGATCCCTTTCTTGTGTTCTACAGGAGCAATGAAGATGGCAC GTTCACCATCTGCCACAAGACAGAGGTTGTGAAGAACACGCTGAATCCTGTGTGGCAGCCCTTCAGCATCCCCGTGCGGGCCCTGTGCAACGGAGACTATGACAG AACAGTGAAGATTGATGTGTATGATTGGGACCGAGATGGAAG CCATGATTTCATTGGTGAGTTCACCACGAGCTACCGGGAGCTGAGCAAGGCCCAGAACCAGTTCACGGTATATGAG GTACTCAACCCTCGGAAAAAAtgtaagaagaagaaatatgtcaACTCGGGAACA GTGACGCTGCTCTCCTTCTCTGTGGACTCTGAATTCACTTTTGTCGATTACATCAAGGGAGG GACCCAGCTCAACTTCACAGTGGCTATTGACTTCACGGCTTCCAATG GGAATCCCCTGCAGCCTACCTCCCTGCACTACATGAGTCCCTACCAGCTCAGCGCCTATGCCATGGCCCTCAAGGCAGTGGGAGAGATCATCCAGGACTATGACAGTGACAAGCTCTTCCCAGCCTATGGCTTTGGGGCCAAGCTGCCCCCAGAGGGACGGATCTCTCACCAGTTCCCCCTG AATAACAATGATGAGGATCCCAACTGTGCGGGCATCGAGGGCGTGCTGGAGAGCTATTTCCAGAGCCTGCGCACTGTGCAGCTCTATGGGCCCACCTACTTTGCTCCTGTCATCAATCAGGTGGCCAG GGCTGCAGCCAAGATCTCTGATGGTTCCCAGTACTATGTTCTGCTCATCATCACTGATGGGGTTATCTCTGACATGACACAGACCAAAGAGGCCATCGTCAGC GCCTCCTCGCTGCCCATGTCTATCATTATTGTGGGTGTGGGACCAGCCATGTTTGAGG CAATGGAAGAGTTGGATGGCGATGATGTGCGTGTGTCCTCCAGGGGACGCTATGCAGAGCGAGACATTGTCCAG TTTGTCCCATTCCGAGACTATGTTGACCGATCCGGCAACCAGGTACTGAGTATGGCCAGACTGGCCAAGGATGTACTGGCTGAGATCCCGGAGCAGCTGCTGTCCTATATGCGTACCAGGGACATCCAGCCTCGACCCCCACCCCCTGCTAACTCCAGCCCAACCCCAGCTCCAGAACAGCCCTGA